A single Phaenicophaeus curvirostris isolate KB17595 chromosome 26, BPBGC_Pcur_1.0, whole genome shotgun sequence DNA region contains:
- the SCRN2 gene encoding secernin-2, producing MEGWEPSSCNCFVALPPHTATPAVIFAKNADRPRHEVQEIVYVPAAVHQPGDKVQCTYLEIEQAEKTHAVVLSRPAWLWGAEMGANEHGVCVGNEGVWTREPLGKDEALLGMDLVRLGLERGSSAREAMEVITALLERYGQGGSCKEEPVPFVYHNTFLLADRTEAWVLETAGRYWAAQQIREGSRNISNQLSIGTEITAEHAGLRQRARSQGWWSRDSEFSFAEVFSLAQQPPRMEAAKARYHAGKELLRQHAGHITAETFMAILRDKSSGICVDSEGFRTEGSMVSVLPQDPALPCIHFFTATPDPSRSVFKPFVFVAGLKPVPQVRSPTFADDPAKQIPRFQRVVDRRHELYRRHQAALELMEKDQEQGQKLLETLRELEKQGLEGMNALLEGVVAPHPEELADLFFDCVEAEMKFYT from the exons ATGGAGGGGTGGGAACCCTCGTCCTGCAACTGCTTTGTGGCACTGCCGCCACACACCGCGACCCCCGCCGTCATCTTCGCCAAGAACGCCGACCGGCCACGCCATGAGGTCCAGGAGATTGTCTACGTCCCCGCCGCCGTCCACCAGCCCGGGGACAAAGTCCAG TGCACCTACCTGGAGATCGAGCAGGCGGAGAAGACCCACGCGGTGGTGCTGAGCCGCCCCGCCTGGCTCTGGGGTGCCGAGATGGGCGCCAACGAGCACGGCGTCTGCGTGGGCAACGAGGGCGTCTGGACCCGCGAGCCTTTGGGCAAGGATGAGGCGCTGCTGGGCATGGACCTGGTGAG GTTGGGTTTGGAGCGcggcagctctgccagggaggCCATGGAGGTGATCACGGCGTTGCTGGAGCGCTACGGCCAGGGTGGGAGCTGCAAGGAGGAGCCGGTGCCCTTTGTCTACCACAACACCTTCCTGCTGGCCGACCGCACCGAGGCCTGGGTGCTGGAGACGGCCGGGCGGTACTGGGCAGCCCAGCAGATCCGAG AGGGCAGCCGCAACATCTCCAACCAGCTCAGCATCGGGACGGAGATCACAGCCGAGCACGCGGGGCTGCGGCAGCGAGCGCGCAGCCAGGGCTGGTGGAGCAGGGACAGCGAGTTCAGCTTCGCCGAGGTCTTCTCCCTGGCACAGCAACCCCCTCGCATGGAGGCTGCCAAGGCTCGCTACCATGCCGGGAAGGAGCTGCTGCGGCAACACGCAG GTCACATCACAGCAGAAACGTTCATGGCCATCCTGCGGGACAAGAGCAGCGGGATCTGCGTGGACTCGGAGGGTTTCCGCACGGAGGGCAGCATGGTGTCCGTGCTGCCCCAGGACCCTGCGCTGCCCTGCATCCACTTCTTCACCGCCACCCCGGACCCCTCCAG GTCCGTCTTCAAGCCCTTTGTCTTCGTGGCCGGCCTCAAGCCTGTGCCGCAGGTGAGATCTCCCACCTTTGCTGATGACCCTGCCAAACAGATCCCACGGTTCCAGCGCGTGGTCGATCGGCGGCACGAGCTCTATCGACGGCATCAGGCGGCGTTGGAGCTGATGGAGAAGGACCAG GAGCAGGGCCAGAAGCTCCTGGAGACGCTGcgggagctggagaagcagggCCTGGAGGGGATGAACGCGCTGCTGGAGGGGGTGGTGGCCCCTCACCCTGAGGAGCTGGCCGACCTCTTCTTCGACTGTGTGGAGGCAGAGATGAAGTTTTACACATAA
- the LRRC46 gene encoding LOW QUALITY PROTEIN: leucine-rich repeat-containing protein 46 (The sequence of the model RefSeq protein was modified relative to this genomic sequence to represent the inferred CDS: deleted 2 bases in 1 codon): protein MVPADSGVPQPHTGVPALTPPSPAVMSPPPPPAHRFLPPIAPAPSLLQSTAGPAQRPPRTHQGAQGGDEDLNHPPAMPGQAETLPGGCEQTSPGVTLSDSLPTIRNLGEPPCPERRSIDLPLPSTLRLDRQSICAVGKLQSLPGVHSLYLQQNQIEKIENLACFPNLRFLSLAGNRIRRVENLQPLRHLCVLDLAHNRIETLDPDELPRSLRLLDLRGNNCTQQRGYRELVVGALPQLLQLDGQPIPGSKEEEEEEGGSSSSEDEDDESLTEPSGPFTADKGAQMEAGHDARLGVKQDDPSVPRGDRELVWPCWLSCNSFPLSIPDFFVDLPRELAERSRQRRKEALEEHQSRLEELEELQEHQGLLFSPVPLSSGREGAAAIAAPRPQRSQRWTHANLETRLPLLPGARGQHACLQPQQGPSKSQPRAKALEEEIRARGARNRLLPKIPRSSTAPRGWD, encoded by the exons ATGGTCCCCGCAGACTCTGGggtccctcagccccacacagGGGTCCCAGCGCTGACgccccccagcccagcagtgatgtccccaccacccccaccaGCCCACAGGTTCCTGCCCCCCATcgccccagccccatccctgctgcagagcactgCAGGGCCAGCCCAGCGCCCACCGCGCACCCACCAGGGAGCTCAAGGAGGGGACGAGGACCTGAAccaccctcctgccatgccTGGGCAGGCGGAGACCCTGCCTGGGG GCTGCGAGCAGACGTCCCCGGGGGTGACCCTCTCCGACAGCCTCCCCACCATCAGGAACCTGGGGGAGCCCCCATGCCCAGAGAGACG ATCCATCGACCTGCCGCTCCCCTCAACCCTCCGCTTGGACCGGCAGAGCATCTGCGCTGTTGGGAAGCTCCAGAGCCTGCCAGGGGTTCACAGCCTCTACCTGCAACAG aaccAAATTGAGAAGATTGAGAATCTGGCCTGCTTCCCCAACCTGCG GTTCCTCTCCCTGGCTGGAAACCGCATCCGCAGAGTGGAGAACCTGCAGCCCCTGCGACATCTGTGTGTCCTGGACCTGGCCCACAACAGGATAGAGACGCTGGACCCAG ACGAGCTGCCCCGCAGCCTCCGTCTCCTCGACTTAAGGGGAAACAATTGCACCCAGCAGCGTGGATACAG AGAGCTGGTGGTGGGAGCCCTgcctcagctcctgcagctggaCGGCCAGCCCATCCCTGGcagcaaggaggaggaagaggaggaaggaggctcTTCCAGCAGTGAGGATGAAGATGACGAGTCACTCACTGAGCCCAGCGGCCCTTTCACTGCAGACAAAGGTGCCCAGATGGAGGCAGGACACGATGCACGCTTGGGGGTTAAGCAGGATGATCCTTCTGTCCCCAGGGGTGACAGGGAGCTTGTGTGGCCATGCTGGCTCTCCTGtaat tccttccctctctccatcccagaTTTCTTTGTGGATCTGCCCCGGGAGCTGGCTGAGCGCTCGCGACAGAGGCGGAAGGAAGCCCTGGAGGAACACCAGAGCCgtctggaggagctggaagagctTCAGGAGCATCAGGGCCTGTTGTTCTCTCCGGTACCGCTGAGctcaggcagggagggagcagctgctaTCGCAGCCCCACGACCCCAACGGTCTCAGCGTTGGACCCACGCGAACCTGGAGACGCGGCTGCCACTGCTGCCGGGAGCCAGAGGACAACACGCCTGCTTGCAGCCCCAGCAAGGTCCCAGCAAGAGCCAGCCCCGGGCCAAGGCTCTGGAGGAGGAGATTCGTGCCAGAGGAGCTAGAAATAGGCTGTTACCCAAAATACCCCGCAGCAGCACGGCACCGCGCGGCTGGGATTAA
- the OSBPL7 gene encoding oxysterol-binding protein-related protein 7, translating to MGSHEKDPSSPKRAPSRSSSTVSSKHSSVQQGSESWEVVEEPSVRGSPGQEPPRHEGYLLKKRKWPLKGWHKRYFVLENGILKYATTRQDVLKSKLHGAIDVRQSVMSINKKAQRVDLDTEDNIYHLKIKSPELFSSWVRSLCSHHRGARPELCPSGRTPPSTQGPWTRILPSGSAPALSTLARDEVGAWLEDSEGLERCSAELSACQAKLQELTAMLQSLEALHRIPSAPLISGSQPSAAPERPKKGRRSTKMWCTQSFAKDDTMGRVGRLHGSVPNLSRHSEQSQSHLPFSLPPEYGQLQRNFWVLAQKVHGSLSSVVAALVAERTRLEELQQVLDRRRSAPCAHGDGSARATLRHIHSLSVSSDTTLDSFSSLHPDEPDTLPAKGREPQLSNRSMVSLADSHTEFFDACEVFLSASSSENEPSGDESCISEVPSACEDTAEPGGPGDPPAGSQAPVPSEPPPLELPGPVPVPGRRSRLPAPPAPPADLSLWGLLRSSVGRDLARVALPVQLNEPLGALQRLCEELEYSCLLDRASRAPDPRQRMVYVAAFAVSAYASTFYRAGSKPFNPVLGETYECVRPERGFRFIGEQVCHHPPISACHAESDNFIFWQDMRWKNKFWGKSLEIVPVGTVHVQLPRTGDHFEWNKVTTCVHNVLSGPRWVEHYGEVLIRNTRDASFHCKITFCKARPWGAGGTEVQGAVLSRSGAVVERLVGNWHEGLSRGPPPGRCVWRANPMPRDYEKNYGFTQFALELNELTPELRRVLPSTDTRLRPDQRYLEEGNVAAAETQKRQIEQLQRDRRRVMEENNITHQARFFRRLTDASGKESWVTNNTYWKLRLDPGFAHLDSAVLW from the exons atgggcagccACGAGAAGGACCCATCCTCTCCAAAAAGAGCCCCGTCGCGCTCCAGCAGCACCGTGTCCTCCAAGCACAGCAGCGTTCagcag GGCTCCGAGagctgggaggtggtggaggagccGAGCGTGCGGGGCAGCCCGGGGCAGGAGCCGCCGCGGCACGAGGGCTACCTGCTCAAGAAGAGAAAGTGGCCACTGAAGGGCTGGCACAAG AGATACTTTGTGCTGGAAAACGGGATCCTGAAATACGCCACCACGCGCCAGGAC GTCCTCAAGAGCAAACTGCACGGAGCCATCGACGTCCGTCAGTCCGTCATGTCCATCAACAAGAAGGCGCAGCGAGTGGACCTGGACACAGAGGACAACATCTACCACCTCAAG ATCAAGTCCCCGGAGCTCTTCTCCAGCTGGGTTCGCAGCCTCTGCTCCCACCACCGCGGGGCGAGGCCGGAGCTCTGTCCCTCGGGGAGGACGCCCCCCAGCACACAG GGCCCCTGGACGCGGATCCTGCCCTCGGGCAGCGCCCCTGCTCTCTCCACCCTGGCGCGGGACGAGGTGGGCGCGTGGCTGGAGGACagcgaggggctggagcgcTGCTCGGCCG AGCTCTCGGCGTGCCAGGCGAAGCTGCAGGAGCTGACGGCGATGCTGCAGAGCCTGGAAGCGCTTCACCGCATCCCCTCGGCACCCCTCATCTCCGGCAGCCAG CCTTCAGCCGCCCCCGAAAGGCCGaagaagggcaggaggagcacCAAGATGTGGTGCACGCAGAGCTTCGCCAAGGATGACACCATGGGCAGG GTGGGGCGCCTGCACGGCTCCGTCCCCAACCTCTCGCGCCACTCGGAGCAATCGCAGAGCCACCTGCCCTTCAGCCTCCCCCCGGAGTACGGCCAGCTGCAGCGGAATTTCTGGGTCCTGGCCCAGAAGG TGCACGGCTCGCTCAGCAGCGTGGTGGCCGCGCTGGTGGCCGAGAGGACCCGTctggaggagctgcagcaggtgcTGGACCGGCGGCGTTCGGCCCCGTGCGCCCACGGTGACGGCAGCGCCAGG GCTACCCTGCGCCACATCCACTCGCTCTCGGTCTCCTCGGACACCACGCTGGACTCCTTCTCCTCACTGCACCCCGATGAG CCGGACACGCTGCCAGCCAAGGGCCGGGAGCCACAGCTCTCCAATCGTAGCATGGTCTCCCTGGCTGATTCCCACACCGAGTTCTTCGACGCCTGCGAGGTTTTCCTCTCCGCCAGCTCCTCCGAGAACGAG CCCTCGGGTGATGAATCCTGCATCAGCGAGGTCCCCAGCGCCTGCGAGGACACGGCCGAGCCGGGGGGGCCAGGGGACCCCCCAGCAG GCTCCCAAGCCCCGGTGCCCTCTGAGCCGCCGCCGCTGGAGCTGCCGGGGCCGGTGCCGGTGCCAGGACGGCGCAGCCGGCTGcccgcgccccccgcgccgcccgcggACCTGAGCCTGTGGGGGCTCCTGCGCAGCAGCGTGGGCCGCGACCTGGCGCGGGTGGCACTGCCCGTGCAGCTCAACGAGCCCCTGGGCGCGCTGCAGCGGCTCTGCGAGGAGCTCGAGTACAGCTGCCTGCTCGACCGCGCCAGCAGGGCCCCCGACCCGCGCCAGCGCATG GTGTACGTAGCCGCCTTCGCCGTGTCCGCCTACGCCTCCACCTTCTACCGGGCGGGCAGCAAACCCTTCAACCCGGTGCTGGGCGAGACCTACGAGTGCGTGAGGCCCGAGAGAGGTTTCCGCTTCATCGGCGAGCAG gTCTGCCACCACCCCCCCATCTCCGCCTGCCACGCCGAGTCCGACAACTTCATCTTCTGGCAAG ACATGAGGTGGAAGAACAAATTCTGGGGCAAATCTCTGGAGATCGTCCCGGTGGGCACCGTGCACGTCCAGCTGCCCAG GACCGGGGACCACTTTGAGTGGAACAAGGTCACCACGTGCGTGCACAACGTGCTCAGCGGCCCCCGCTGGGTCGAGCACTACGGGGAGGTGCTGATCCGCAACACGCGCGACGCCTCCTTCCACTGCAAGATCACCTTCTGCAAG GCGCGGCCGTGGGGCGCGGGGGGCACGGAGGTGCAGGGCGCGGTGCTGAGCCGCAGCGGGGCCGTGGTGGAGCGCCTGGTGGGCAACTGGCACGAGGGGCTGAGCCGAGGGCCCCCCCCCGGGCGCTGCGTCTGGAGAGCCA ACCCGATGCCCCGTGACTACGAGAAGAACTACGGCTTCACGCAGTTTGCGCTGGAGCTGAACGAGCTGACGCCCGAGCTACGACGCGTCCTGCCTTCCACCGACACCCGCCTGCGCCCCGACCAGCG GTACCTGGAGGAAGGGAACGTGGCGGCGGCCGAGACGCAGAAGCGACAAATCGAGCAGCTGCAGCGCGACCGACGCCGCGTGATGGAGGAGAACAACATCACCCACCAGGCTCGCTTCTTCAG GCGGCTGACGGATGCCAGCGGCAAGGAGTCGTGGGTCACCAACAACACCTACTGGAAGCTGCGCCTGGACCCTGGCTTCGCCCACCTGGACAGCGCGGTGCTCTGGTAG
- the MRPL10 gene encoding large ribosomal subunit protein uL10m: protein MAALRGGGGAPWRRGWLPALQLVRRSSKAVTRHWKAMHFQRQKLMAVTEYLPPRPAIPPCCLPRAEETRQEDDGYARLLRRQVEEAFRENRMIAVCQYNSMPGEDVVMMRHYLRKHNIEVKFFLNEIVRPVLSQSKYKNLLPLFVGRNVLLVSRETKAKEMLRVLKGVPQINLLGACIDDTILSRKGVENFARLPPLEAAQGQTAGALALLPSQTSSLLQRSSAYLTALLDRHIQHLQAAETGSPAEPSPPQSSSDR, encoded by the exons ATGGCGGCGCTGCGAGGCGGCGGGGGGGCGCCATGGCGGCGCG gcTGGCTGCCCGCCCTGCAGCTCGTCCGCCGCAGCTCCAAGGCCGTCACCCGGCACTGGAAAGCCATGCACTTCCAGCGCCAGAAGCTGATGGCTGTGACCGAGTACCTGCCCCCGCGGCCGGCCATCCCGCCGTGCTGCCTGCCCCGCGCAGAGGAAACCCGACAGGAG GACGACGGTTACGCTCGGCTGTTGCGGCGGCAGGTGGAGGAGGCGTTCCGGGAGAACCGGATGATCGCTGTCTGTCAGTACAACTCCATGCCTGGTGAGGACGTGGTGATGATGAGGCACTACCTCCGCAAGCACAACATTGAGGTCAAGTTCTTCCTAAACGAG ATTGTCAGACCGGTGCTGTCGCAATCCAAATACAAgaacctcctccctctcttcgtGGGGCGCAATGTTCTGCTGGTGAGCCGGGAGACAAAGGCGAAGGAGATGCTGCGGGTGCTGAAGGGAGTTCCGCAAATCAACCTCCTGG GCGCCTGCATCGATGACACCATCCTGAGCAGGAAGGGGGTGGAGAACTTTGCCCGGTTGCCACCgctggaggctgcccaggggcagACGGCGGGTGCCCTGGCGCTCCTGCCCTCCCAGACGTCCTCCCTGCTCCAGCGCAGCTCTGCGTACCTCACGGCTCTCCTGGATCGGCACATCCAACACCTGCAGGCAGCGGAGACGGGGAGCCCGGCTGAGCCCAGCCCTCCCCAAAGCTCCAGCGATCGCTGA